The following proteins come from a genomic window of Achromobacter sp. AONIH1:
- a CDS encoding polyhydroxyalkanoate depolymerase, which produces MLYQLHEMQRAFLTPFAAFTDAGSQLFSSPYSPLAYTPISRQLAAGYELMTRIGKEYQKPAWGLPATEIDGKSVRITEAVALDKPFCRLVHFHRDVRHASQKDPKVLLVAPLSGHHATLLRDTVRALLPAHDVYVTDWIDARMVPLSAGPFHLNDYVRYVQDFIRHLGPDVHVISVCQPTVPVLAAVSLMASANDPCQPRSMVMMGGPIDPRQSPTQVNRLATTKPYSWFENQVIHPVPPRYPGSGRKVYPGFLQHAGFMAMNPDRHMKSHYDFYLDLLRGDDSDAEAHRRFYDEYNAVLDMPAEFYLDTIRMVFQEVQLPNGTWEVDGKLVRPADIKQVALFTIEGELDDISGQGQTRAAIKLCKNIPADRKQHYTAPNCGHYGIFSGRRWREMICPKIAEFIRQSA; this is translated from the coding sequence ATGCTGTACCAATTGCACGAAATGCAGCGCGCCTTCCTGACTCCGTTCGCTGCATTCACGGATGCCGGTTCCCAGCTGTTCTCCAGCCCCTACAGTCCCCTTGCCTATACCCCGATCTCGCGTCAGCTGGCCGCCGGCTATGAGCTGATGACCCGCATCGGCAAGGAATACCAGAAACCCGCCTGGGGCCTGCCCGCCACCGAGATCGACGGCAAGTCCGTCCGCATCACCGAGGCCGTGGCCCTGGACAAGCCCTTCTGTCGCCTGGTGCACTTCCACCGCGACGTGCGGCACGCCTCGCAGAAAGACCCGAAGGTCCTGCTGGTGGCGCCGCTGTCGGGCCATCATGCCACGCTGCTGCGCGACACCGTGCGCGCCCTGCTGCCCGCCCACGACGTCTACGTGACCGACTGGATCGACGCGCGCATGGTGCCGCTGTCGGCCGGCCCGTTCCACCTGAACGATTACGTGCGCTACGTGCAGGACTTCATCCGCCACCTGGGCCCGGACGTGCACGTCATTTCCGTGTGCCAGCCCACCGTGCCGGTGCTGGCCGCCGTGTCGCTGATGGCCTCGGCCAACGATCCCTGCCAGCCGCGCAGCATGGTGATGATGGGCGGCCCCATCGACCCGCGCCAGTCGCCCACGCAGGTCAATCGCCTGGCCACGACCAAGCCCTATTCGTGGTTCGAGAACCAGGTCATCCACCCCGTGCCGCCGCGCTATCCGGGATCGGGCCGCAAGGTCTATCCGGGTTTCCTGCAGCACGCCGGGTTCATGGCCATGAATCCCGACCGCCACATGAAGTCGCACTACGACTTCTACCTGGACCTGCTGCGCGGCGACGACAGCGACGCCGAGGCGCACCGCCGCTTCTACGACGAATACAACGCCGTGCTGGACATGCCGGCCGAGTTCTACCTGGACACGATCCGCATGGTGTTCCAGGAAGTCCAGCTGCCGAACGGCACCTGGGAAGTCGACGGCAAGCTGGTGCGCCCGGCCGATATCAAGCAGGTCGCCCTCTTCACCATCGAGGGCGAGCTGGACGACATCTCGGGCCAGGGCCAGACGCGCGCGGCGATCAAGCTGTGCAAGAACATCCCGGCCGACCGCAAGCAGCACTACACCGCGCCGAACTGCGGCCACTACGGGATTTTCTCGGGCCGCCGCTGGCGCGAGATGATCTGTCCTAAAATCGCCGAATTCATCCGGCAATCGGCCTGA
- the rsxB gene encoding electron transport complex subunit RsxB, with protein sequence MSCPPLADRIDALLPQTQCTKCGHDGCRPYADAIAAGAAPINRCPPGGDEGIAALAALLEQPILPLDLTRGQPGPLLVARIDEAHCIGCTLCIQACPVDAIVGANKRMHTVLADWCTGCDLCVAPCPVDCIDMVPAGRGWTAEDADISRQRHRGHQARLARLAADNARLMAAEIPDAPAPRDTAAAEQDEDRKRSAIESALARARARRNAPRP encoded by the coding sequence ATGTCCTGTCCCCCGCTCGCCGACCGCATCGACGCGCTATTGCCGCAGACGCAATGCACCAAGTGCGGCCATGACGGCTGCCGGCCCTACGCCGACGCCATCGCCGCCGGCGCAGCCCCCATCAACCGCTGCCCGCCCGGCGGCGATGAAGGCATCGCCGCGCTGGCCGCGCTGCTGGAGCAACCCATCCTGCCGCTGGACCTGACGCGCGGCCAGCCCGGCCCGCTGCTGGTGGCGCGCATCGACGAGGCCCATTGCATCGGCTGCACGCTCTGCATCCAGGCCTGTCCGGTGGACGCCATCGTCGGCGCCAACAAGCGCATGCACACGGTGCTGGCCGACTGGTGCACCGGCTGTGATCTGTGCGTGGCGCCCTGTCCGGTCGACTGCATCGACATGGTGCCGGCAGGACGAGGCTGGACCGCCGAGGACGCCGACATCAGCCGCCAGCGCCATCGCGGCCATCAGGCGCGCCTGGCGCGTCTGGCGGCGGACAACGCGCGCCTGATGGCCGCCGAGATCCCCGACGCTCCCGCGCCGCGCGACACCGCGGCGGCCGAACAGGACGAAGACCGCAAACGCTCCGCCATCGAATCCGCGCTGGCCCGCGCCCGGGCCCGCCGCAACGCCCCGCGCCCATGA
- the nth gene encoding endonuclease III: MNAAKRREIFARLQAANPNPTTELEYDTPFQLLIAVLLSAQATDKSVNIATRKFFPEHGTPAAMLALGEEGLADYIKTIGLFRTKAKNAIATCRILLEQHGGEVPRTREELEALPGVGRKTANVVLNTAFGEHTMAVDTHIFRVSNRTGIAPGKNVLEVERKLEKFVPAEYMLNAHHWLILLGRYVCVARKPKCPQCGISDLCEYKPKTPA; the protein is encoded by the coding sequence ATGAACGCCGCCAAACGCCGAGAGATCTTCGCCCGCCTGCAGGCGGCCAATCCGAACCCGACCACCGAGCTGGAATACGACACGCCGTTCCAGCTGCTGATCGCCGTGCTGCTGTCGGCCCAGGCCACGGACAAGTCGGTCAACATCGCCACGCGCAAGTTCTTCCCCGAGCACGGCACGCCCGCGGCGATGCTGGCGCTGGGCGAGGAAGGGCTGGCCGACTACATCAAGACCATCGGCCTGTTCCGCACCAAGGCCAAGAACGCCATCGCCACCTGCCGCATCCTGCTCGAGCAGCATGGCGGCGAAGTGCCGCGCACGCGCGAGGAACTCGAAGCGCTGCCCGGCGTGGGCCGCAAGACCGCCAATGTGGTGCTCAACACCGCGTTCGGCGAACACACCATGGCGGTGGACACGCATATATTCCGCGTGTCCAACCGTACCGGCATCGCGCCCGGAAAAAACGTGCTGGAAGTCGAGCGCAAACTCGAGAAGTTCGTACCGGCCGAATATATGCTCAACGCCCATCACTGGCTGATTCTGCTTGGCCGCTATGTGTGCGTGGCGCGCAAACCGAAATGCCCGCAATGCGGCATTTCCGACCTGTGCGAATACAAGCCGAAAACACCCGCTTGA
- a CDS encoding ABC transporter ATP-binding protein, with product MSTPALEISGLQAWYGESHILHGVDMRVGQGEVVTLLGRNGAGRTTTLRAILGLTGSRKGSVRIHGTEAIDLPTYKIAHLGVGYCPEERGIFASLSCEENLLLPPVVGSLGGGMSLTEIYDMFPNLLERRHSPGTRLSGGEQQMLAVARILRTGANLLLLDEISEGLAPVIVQALARMITALKQRGYTIVMVEQNFRFAAPLADRFYVMEHGQIVEHFEAAELAEKQDTLNELLGV from the coding sequence ATGAGCACCCCGGCACTCGAAATTTCGGGCCTGCAGGCCTGGTACGGGGAATCGCATATCCTGCACGGCGTGGATATGCGCGTGGGCCAGGGCGAGGTCGTAACGCTGCTCGGACGCAACGGCGCCGGGCGCACCACCACGCTGCGGGCCATCCTCGGCCTGACCGGCTCGCGCAAGGGCTCGGTCCGCATCCACGGCACCGAGGCCATCGACCTGCCCACCTACAAGATCGCCCACCTGGGCGTGGGCTACTGCCCCGAGGAACGCGGCATCTTCGCCAGCCTGTCCTGCGAGGAAAACCTGCTGCTGCCCCCGGTGGTCGGTTCGCTCGGCGGCGGCATGTCGCTGACCGAGATCTACGACATGTTCCCCAATCTGCTGGAACGCCGGCATTCCCCGGGCACCCGCCTGTCGGGCGGCGAACAACAGATGCTGGCGGTGGCGCGCATCCTGCGCACCGGCGCCAACCTGCTGCTGCTGGACGAGATCTCCGAAGGCCTGGCGCCGGTCATCGTGCAGGCCCTGGCCCGCATGATCACGGCGCTAAAGCAGCGCGGCTATACCATCGTGATGGTGGAACAGAACTTCCGCTTCGCCGCGCCGCTGGCCGATCGCTTCTACGTCATGGAGCACGGCCAGATCGTCGAGCACTTCGAAGCCGCGGAACTCGCAGAAAAACAGGACACGCTCAACGAGTTGCTGGGCGTCTAG
- a CDS encoding ABC transporter substrate-binding protein: MKLHTITAALAAAGLGFAGATAQAQGISDDVIRVGFITDMSGVYSDIDGKGGLEAVRMAIEDAGGSINGKKIEVVSADHQNKADVASARVREWFDEQKVDVIIAGTNSSTSLAMAGVAAEKKKPFIAIGAGASDLTNAQCSPFTVHYAYDTVALARGTGSAVVKDGGKSWFFLTADYAFGHALERDTIAVVKAAGGEVKGQVRAPLGASDFSSFLLQAQASKAQILGLANAGGDTINSVKAANEFGVTKTMKMAGLLVFINDVHSLGLQATQGMYLTDGWYWDQSDASRAWSKKFEAKVGRKPSMLQAGDYSALTFYLNAVKATGTDDGETVMKWMKSNKINDFFTQGGYVREDGRMIHDMYLMQVKTPAESKGPWDYYKVVATLPGEEVYTKLSESTCKLVKK; the protein is encoded by the coding sequence ATGAAGCTGCACACCATCACTGCCGCACTGGCCGCTGCCGGCCTGGGATTTGCCGGGGCCACCGCCCAGGCGCAAGGCATCTCGGACGACGTCATCCGCGTCGGCTTCATCACCGACATGTCCGGCGTGTATTCGGACATCGACGGCAAGGGCGGCCTGGAGGCCGTGCGCATGGCGATCGAAGACGCCGGCGGCTCGATCAACGGCAAGAAGATCGAAGTCGTCTCGGCCGACCACCAGAACAAGGCAGATGTGGCCTCGGCGCGCGTGCGCGAGTGGTTCGACGAGCAGAAGGTGGACGTCATCATCGCCGGCACCAACTCGTCGACCAGCCTGGCCATGGCCGGCGTGGCCGCCGAGAAGAAAAAGCCCTTCATCGCCATCGGCGCGGGCGCCTCGGACCTGACCAATGCCCAGTGCTCGCCCTTTACCGTGCACTACGCCTACGACACCGTGGCGCTGGCGCGCGGCACCGGCTCGGCGGTGGTGAAGGACGGCGGCAAGAGCTGGTTCTTCCTGACCGCCGACTACGCTTTCGGCCACGCGCTGGAGCGTGACACCATCGCGGTGGTCAAGGCCGCCGGCGGCGAAGTGAAGGGCCAGGTGCGCGCGCCGCTGGGCGCGTCGGACTTCTCGTCCTTCCTGCTGCAGGCACAAGCGTCCAAAGCACAGATCCTGGGCCTGGCCAACGCCGGCGGCGACACCATCAACTCGGTCAAGGCCGCCAATGAATTTGGCGTGACCAAGACCATGAAGATGGCCGGCCTGCTGGTCTTCATCAACGACGTGCACTCGCTGGGCTTGCAAGCCACGCAGGGCATGTACCTGACCGACGGCTGGTACTGGGACCAGTCCGACGCCTCGCGCGCCTGGTCCAAGAAGTTCGAAGCCAAGGTCGGCCGCAAGCCGTCCATGCTGCAGGCCGGCGACTACTCCGCCTTGACCTTCTACCTGAACGCGGTCAAGGCCACCGGCACGGACGACGGCGAAACCGTGATGAAGTGGATGAAGTCGAACAAGATCAACGACTTCTTCACCCAGGGCGGCTATGTGCGCGAAGACGGCCGCATGATTCACGACATGTACCTGATGCAGGTGAAGACGCCCGCCGAGTCCAAGGGCCCGTGGGACTACTACAAGGTCGTGGCCACGCTGCCCGGCGAAGAGGTCTACACCAAACTGTCCGAATCGACCTGCAAGCTGGTCAAGAAGTAA
- a CDS encoding ABC transporter ATP-binding protein, translated as MDDTILETKGLTKEFRGFVAVNGVDLRIKRGEIHALIGPNGAGKTTCFNLLTKFLSPTSGTIKFNGVDITGERPAQIARRGVIRSFQISAVFPHLTVLENVRIGLQRKTGLSFHFWRSDRQLASLNAPARELLEQVDLGAFADETTVNLPYGRKRALEIATTLAMEPELMLLDEPTQGMGHEDVDRVTQLIKRVSAGRTILMVEHNMNVVSSIADTITVLARGSVLAEGSYAEVSRHPAVMQAYMGTTEGELQGAHA; from the coding sequence ATGGACGACACGATCCTGGAGACAAAAGGCCTCACCAAGGAGTTCCGCGGCTTCGTCGCGGTCAATGGGGTCGATTTGCGTATCAAGCGGGGCGAGATTCATGCCTTGATCGGGCCGAACGGCGCGGGCAAGACCACATGCTTCAATCTGCTGACGAAGTTCCTTTCCCCCACGTCGGGAACCATCAAGTTCAACGGCGTCGACATCACCGGCGAACGTCCCGCGCAGATCGCGCGGCGCGGCGTGATCCGCTCGTTCCAGATCTCGGCGGTGTTCCCGCACCTGACCGTATTGGAGAACGTGCGCATCGGCCTGCAGCGCAAGACCGGCCTGTCGTTCCACTTCTGGCGCAGCGACAGGCAGCTGGCCTCGCTGAACGCGCCGGCGCGCGAGCTGCTCGAACAGGTGGATCTGGGCGCCTTCGCCGATGAAACCACGGTGAACCTGCCCTACGGCCGCAAGCGCGCGCTGGAAATCGCCACTACGCTGGCGATGGAGCCCGAGCTGATGCTGCTGGACGAACCCACCCAGGGCATGGGCCACGAGGACGTGGACCGCGTCACCCAGCTGATCAAGCGCGTCAGCGCCGGCCGCACCATCCTGATGGTCGAACACAACATGAACGTGGTGTCGTCGATCGCCGACACCATCACCGTGCTGGCGCGCGGATCGGTGCTGGCGGAAGGCTCGTATGCCGAAGTCTCTCGCCACCCCGCCGTGATGCAGGCCTACATGGGCACCACCGAAGGCGAATTGCAAGGAGCACATGCATGA